One Candidatus Polarisedimenticolia bacterium DNA window includes the following coding sequences:
- a CDS encoding YebC/PmpR family DNA-binding transcriptional regulator, producing the protein MSGHSKWSKIKHVKGAQDAKRGKIFTKLIKEITVSARLGGGDPGGNPRLRTAIEAARAANMPSDNIKRAVQKGTGELPGQQYEEIAYEGYGPGGVAIYVQAMTDNRNRTLPEIRHLFAKFGGNLGEQNSVAWMFEARGYLVVDKGPLSEDELMETVLEAGGEDLRDDGESYEVFTAPESYQRVREALEKKGLPIATGEVAMIPKNRIRVEGKKAQNLLNMMEALEDHDDVQHAYANFDIPDEELDRRAS; encoded by the coding sequence ATGTCCGGCCATTCCAAGTGGAGCAAGATCAAGCACGTCAAGGGCGCTCAAGACGCGAAACGGGGAAAGATCTTCACGAAGCTGATCAAGGAGATCACCGTTTCCGCAAGACTTGGAGGGGGAGATCCGGGCGGAAATCCGCGGCTGCGGACCGCGATCGAAGCGGCGCGGGCGGCGAACATGCCCAGCGACAACATCAAGCGGGCCGTCCAGAAGGGGACCGGCGAACTTCCCGGGCAGCAATACGAGGAGATCGCCTACGAAGGCTACGGTCCGGGGGGCGTGGCCATCTATGTCCAGGCGATGACCGACAACAGGAACCGCACCCTTCCCGAGATCAGGCACCTGTTCGCGAAATTCGGCGGCAATCTGGGTGAGCAGAATTCGGTGGCCTGGATGTTCGAAGCGAGGGGATACCTCGTCGTCGACAAGGGTCCCCTGTCGGAAGACGAGCTCATGGAGACGGTGCTCGAGGCGGGAGGGGAGGATCTCCGGGATGACGGCGAGAGCTATGAGGTTTTCACCGCGCCGGAATCCTATCAGCGAGTCCGCGAAGCCCTGGAGAAGAAGGGCCTTCCGATTGCCACCGGCGAGGTGGCCATGATCCCGAAGAACCGGATACGGGTCGAGGGTAAGAAGGCGCAGAACCTCCTGAACATGATGGAAGCCCTCGAGGATCACGACGACGTCCAGCACGCCTATGCCAACTTCGACATTCCGGACGAAGAGCTCGATCGAAGGGCGTCCTGA
- the ruvC gene encoding crossover junction endodeoxyribonuclease RuvC, producing MPTSTFRTKSSIEGRPEPRDVFRILGIDPGSHSTGYGLLEESGGRLREIESGAIRPGRDKQFLHRLSDIHDALSELVIRFRPDAVAVENPFLARNVRSAMQLGEARAAALLPAVRAGIPVFEYAPRHVKAAVVGHGGAEKAQVARMVGLLLGLSALPMPLDATDALAVAICHANRSSGLRRLQKLT from the coding sequence ATGCCAACTTCGACATTCCGGACGAAGAGCTCGATCGAAGGGCGTCCTGAACCAAGAGACGTCTTTCGCATCCTGGGAATCGATCCCGGCTCTCATTCCACCGGTTATGGCCTGCTCGAGGAGAGCGGGGGACGGCTGCGTGAGATAGAGTCCGGAGCCATCCGCCCGGGCCGGGACAAGCAGTTTCTGCATCGCCTCTCCGACATTCACGACGCCCTTTCAGAGTTGGTGATACGGTTCAGACCCGACGCCGTTGCGGTCGAGAATCCGTTCCTGGCGCGTAACGTGCGCAGCGCCATGCAGCTCGGTGAGGCGCGAGCGGCGGCGCTGCTGCCAGCCGTCAGGGCGGGAATTCCGGTCTTCGAGTATGCCCCGCGCCACGTGAAGGCGGCGGTGGTCGGGCACGGCGGTGCCGAGAAGGCCCAGGTCGCACGCATGGTCGGGCTCTTGCTGGGCCTGTCCGCTTTGCCCATGCCCCTGGATGCCACCGATGCGCTGGCAGTCGCCATCTGTCATGCCAACCGCTCGTCGGGACTGAGACGTCTGCAAAAACTCACATGA